One part of the Streptomyces lydicus genome encodes these proteins:
- a CDS encoding SDR family oxidoreductase, translating into MEAVRDKAVVVTGAGGGIGAALARRFAAEGARVVVNDLDEAKARKTAEEIGALAVPGDASAVVPLAREALGGAVDIFCANAGVGTGGGPEAPDEDWALAWDVNVMAHVRAARELVPEWLARGSGRFISTVSAAGLLTMVAAAPYSVTKHGAYAFAEWLSLTYRHRGIDVHAICPQGVRTDMLAATGTAGDLVLTPTAVEPEDVAEALFTAMAEGRFLVLPHPEVADYYTARAAEPDRWLGGMNHLQRKLEQAEGRA; encoded by the coding sequence GTGGAAGCCGTCAGGGACAAAGCCGTCGTCGTGACCGGGGCGGGCGGGGGGATCGGCGCCGCCCTGGCCCGCCGGTTCGCCGCCGAGGGCGCCCGGGTCGTGGTCAACGACCTGGACGAGGCCAAGGCCCGCAAGACCGCCGAGGAGATCGGGGCGCTCGCGGTCCCCGGCGACGCCTCGGCCGTCGTCCCGCTCGCCCGCGAGGCGCTCGGCGGCGCGGTCGACATCTTCTGCGCCAACGCCGGGGTCGGCACCGGCGGCGGCCCCGAAGCGCCCGACGAGGACTGGGCGCTGGCCTGGGACGTCAACGTCATGGCCCACGTCCGGGCGGCGCGCGAACTGGTGCCGGAGTGGCTGGCGCGCGGCAGCGGACGCTTCATCTCCACCGTCTCCGCCGCCGGACTGCTGACCATGGTCGCCGCGGCCCCCTACAGCGTCACCAAGCACGGCGCGTACGCCTTCGCCGAGTGGCTCTCGCTGACCTACCGGCACCGCGGCATCGACGTGCACGCCATCTGCCCGCAGGGCGTGCGCACCGACATGCTGGCCGCCACCGGGACCGCCGGGGACCTCGTGCTGACCCCCACCGCCGTCGAGCCCGAGGACGTCGCCGAGGCGCTCTTCACGGCCATGGCCGAGGGCCGCTTCCTGGTGCTGCCGCACCCCGAGGTCGCGGACTACTACACCGCGCGGGCCGCCGAGCCCGACCGCTGGCTCGGCGGGATGAACCATCTCCAGCGCAAGCTGGAGCAGGCCGAGGGGCGCGCCTAG
- a CDS encoding class I adenylate-forming enzyme family protein — MTSYQDKPWLAQLTEAQRAPVQPPPSTLHAFRAAVRAVPDRTALAYFDGRLSYAEADALSDGVAAHLAARGFRRGDRAAVMLQNTPHFVLALLGVWKAGGVVVPVNPMYKSAEMRHILDDAEVTAVICADRTWDGFLRATAAEAPSVRLALTTCERELQTRDDARVLRGEPLGPQEGADDLLAVAREAGRLRAAPTDPGLTADDIALISYTSGTSGTPKGATNTHGNIAYNAERQRTGLGLSEGATYFALAPLFHITGMVCELAACVANAGTLALAYRFEAGVVLDAFLEHRPAYTVGPSTAYMALMAHPGVTRDHFASFETLSSGGAPLPPALVEKFRADLGPYLHNGYGLTECTAPCASVPPGKQAPVDKVSGTLAVGVPGPDTVVRIIGEDGRDLPFGEPGEIAVRGPQVVPGYWRRPDATAEAVPDGELRTGDIGFMDADGWLYVVDRKKDMINAAGFKVWPREVEDVLYSHPAVREAAVVGVPDAYRGETVKAYVSLRPGAAPQPAELAAYCKERLAAYKYPREVEILAELPKTTSGKILRRELRHRA; from the coding sequence ATGACCTCCTACCAGGACAAGCCGTGGCTGGCGCAGCTCACCGAAGCCCAGCGCGCCCCCGTCCAGCCGCCCCCCTCGACGCTGCACGCCTTCCGCGCGGCGGTCCGGGCCGTTCCCGACCGCACGGCGCTCGCCTACTTCGACGGCCGGCTGTCCTACGCCGAGGCCGACGCGCTCTCCGACGGTGTCGCCGCCCACCTCGCCGCACGCGGGTTCCGCCGCGGCGACCGGGCCGCGGTCATGCTGCAGAACACCCCGCACTTCGTGCTGGCCCTGCTCGGCGTCTGGAAGGCCGGCGGGGTGGTCGTCCCCGTCAACCCCATGTACAAGTCGGCCGAGATGCGGCACATCCTGGACGACGCCGAGGTCACCGCCGTCATCTGCGCCGACCGCACCTGGGACGGCTTCCTGCGCGCCACCGCCGCGGAGGCGCCGTCCGTACGGCTCGCGCTCACCACCTGCGAGCGGGAGCTGCAGACCCGCGACGACGCCCGGGTGCTGCGCGGTGAGCCGCTCGGCCCGCAGGAGGGCGCCGACGACCTGCTCGCGGTGGCCCGCGAGGCCGGGCGGCTCCGCGCGGCGCCCACCGATCCCGGACTCACCGCCGACGACATCGCCCTGATCAGCTACACCTCCGGCACCAGCGGCACCCCCAAGGGCGCCACCAACACCCACGGCAACATCGCCTACAACGCCGAGCGCCAGCGCACCGGCCTCGGCCTGTCCGAGGGCGCCACCTACTTCGCGCTCGCCCCGCTCTTCCACATCACCGGCATGGTCTGCGAACTGGCCGCCTGCGTCGCCAACGCGGGCACCCTCGCGCTCGCCTACCGCTTCGAGGCCGGCGTCGTCCTGGACGCCTTCCTGGAGCACCGGCCCGCCTACACCGTCGGCCCCTCCACCGCCTACATGGCGCTGATGGCCCACCCCGGCGTCACCCGCGACCACTTCGCGTCCTTCGAGACGCTGTCCTCCGGCGGCGCGCCGCTGCCGCCCGCGCTGGTCGAGAAGTTCCGCGCCGACCTCGGCCCGTACCTCCACAACGGCTACGGCCTGACCGAGTGCACCGCCCCCTGCGCCAGCGTCCCGCCCGGCAAACAGGCGCCGGTCGACAAGGTCTCCGGGACGCTCGCGGTCGGCGTGCCCGGCCCCGACACCGTCGTCCGCATCATCGGCGAGGACGGCCGGGACCTGCCGTTCGGCGAACCGGGCGAGATCGCGGTGCGCGGCCCGCAGGTCGTCCCCGGCTACTGGCGCCGCCCCGACGCCACGGCCGAGGCCGTGCCGGACGGCGAACTGCGCACCGGCGACATCGGTTTCATGGACGCCGACGGCTGGCTCTACGTCGTCGACCGCAAGAAGGACATGATCAACGCCGCCGGCTTCAAGGTGTGGCCGCGCGAGGTCGAGGACGTGCTGTACAGCCACCCGGCGGTGCGTGAGGCGGCGGTCGTCGGGGTGCCCGACGCCTACCGTGGCGAGACCGTCAAGGCGTACGTCAGCCTGCGCCCCGGCGCCGCGCCGCAACCCGCCGAGCTGGCCGCGTACTGCAAGGAACGGCTCGCGGCGTACAAATATCCCCGTGAGGTGGAGATCCTGGCAGAGCTCCCCAAGACCACGAGTGGCAAGATCCTCCGACGGGAGCTGCGCCACCGCGCATGA